In Carya illinoinensis cultivar Pawnee chromosome 10, C.illinoinensisPawnee_v1, whole genome shotgun sequence, one DNA window encodes the following:
- the LOC122278653 gene encoding protein FAR1-RELATED SEQUENCE 5-like — translation MNKSFQAIVTEAGGFENVPFGEKDCRNYIDKARHLRLGKGGAQALLEYFRMMQYKNDGFFSIMEVDEEDRMRNVFWADARSRRAYNYFGDVVTFDTTYLTNRYGMPFAPFVGVNHHGQLILLGAGLISSEDTESFVWLFKSWLDCMDGKAPNTIITDQDRAMKNAIAIVFPNTRHRYCLWHILKKVPEKLDFHSQYQFGLKSKLLSCVYDSLTIEEFENSWNILKDTFNLQENAWLQSLYAEREFWVPVYLKNSFWAGMSTTQRSESMNAFFDGYVHARTNLKEFLDQFDNALKKKIKNENQADFHSFNFTIPCISHLALEKKFQNVYTNEKFREVQQEIMGMIYCHCRFEKMDGVIATYSVDDEVKAEDFIKEVTYTVLFNEAKCEGKCLCGLFEMRGIICRHILAIFLARKVCELPDKFILDRWRKDIKRRYTIIPSSHDIADHRPETIRYKRLLKICYEVITNACTENGHTEDMVSKLYAMNEVYCTSKPHNIDSNVGVSTVNAATEGSSKKRRGLDSELLESNGNPLCGHQENAQTPVMVDQESMQLGMDGTQPETTDGTQPNSML, via the exons atgaataagagttttcaagCTATTGTGACTGAGGCGGGTGGGTTTGAGAATGTACCATTTGGAGAAAAAGATTGTCGTAACTATATTGATAAGGCACGACACCTGCGTCTTGGTAAAGGTGGTGCTCAAGCATTGCTAGAATATTTTAGAATGATGCAATATAAGAATGATGGATTTTTCAGCATCATGGAGGTGGATGAGGAGGATAGGATGAGAAATGTGTTTTGGGCAGATGCCCGTAGTAGAAGGGCCTATAACTATTTTGGAGATGTGGTAACATTTGATACCACATACCTGACAAATAGGTATGGCATGCCATTTGCACCTTTCGtgggtgtaaaccaccatggacAATTAATCCTTTTGGGTGCGGGCCTTATTTCAAGTGAGGATACAGAATCATTTGTATGGTTATTCAAAAGTTGGCTTGATTGCATGGATGGAAAAGCGCCAAATACTATTATTACAGATCAAGATCGTGCAATGAAGAATGCGATCGCCATTGTTTTTCCCAACACGCGACATAGATATTGCTTGTGGCACATATTGAAAAAGGTCCCTGAGAAGCTTGATTTCCATAGTCAATACCAATTTGGCCTGAAAAGTAAGTTATTATCTTGTGTATATGACTCCCTTACTATTGAGGAGTTTGAGAATTCTTGGAACATCCTCAAGGATACATTCAACTTGCAAGAAAATGCATGGTTGCAAAGTTTATATGcagagagagagttttgggTGCCTGTATATTTAAAGAACTCGTTCTGGGCCGGAATGAGTACAACTCAGCGCagtgagagcatgaatgctttcTTCGACGGCTATGTGCATGCCAGGACAAACCTTAAAGAGTTTCTTGATCAGTTTGACAAtgcattgaagaaaaaaattaagaatgaaaACCAAGCAGACTTTCATTCTTTCAACTTCACCATTCCTTGCATATCACATTTGGCTCTTGAGAAGAAGTTTCAAAATGTGTatacaaatgaaaaatttagagagGTACAACAAGAGATAATGGGAATGATTTATTGTCATTGTCGTTTCGAGAAAATGGATGGAGTAATCGCAACTTACTCGGTTGATGATGAAGTTAAGGCTGAAGATTTCATTAAGGAGGTTACTTATACTGTTTTGTTTAATGAGGCCAAGTGTGAGGGGAAGTGTCTTTGTGGGTTGTTTGAGATGCGAGGGATAATATGTAGACATATTCTTGCCATCTTTTTAGCACGGAAAGTCTGTGAGTTGCCGGACAAGTTCATATTGGACCGATGGAGAAAGGACATAAAACGTAGATATACTATTATTCCGAGCAGTCATGACATTGCTGATCATAGGCCAGAAACTATTAGGTATAAACGTCTACTGAAGATTTGTTATGAGGTAATAACAAATGCTTGTACTGAAAATGGGCATACTGAGGATATGGTATCAAAGTTGTATGCGATGAATGAGGTATACTGCACCTCGAAACCCCACAACATAGATTCCAATGTTGGAGTAAGTACTGTGAATGCAGCCACGGAAGGAAGTTCGAAAAAG AGGCGTGGATTGGACAGCGAATTATTGGAAAGCAATGGAAATCCACTTTGTGGACATCAAGAAAATGCACAAACTCCTGTAATGGTGGATCAAGAAAGT ATGCAACTAGGGATGGATGGGACACAGCCAGAGACGACAGATGGAACGCAGCCAAATAGCATGTTGTAG
- the LOC122279507 gene encoding protein MODIFIER OF SNC1 11-like, with translation MATESEKSNPNILPARENPVKTLDSGVSATSKPDLHEHSPNNILTKDCEDPNSAVSSPAGDDGPVSNIQKKIRRAERFGITLQLTEEEKRNSRAERFGMGSPLHGSEELKRKARAERFGLCDASVAPDDESRKKATADVEGKKKATADEESKKKARLARFAPVSKTDTLEEEKRKARTIRFSSSPSSSLSRVNGKGDMEQKAAITVEAGLGA, from the exons ATGGCCACCGAATCTGAGAAATCCAACCCCAATATTCTCCCCGCCCGAGAAAACCCTGTGAAAACCCTAGACTCTGGAGTCTCCGCCACCTCTAAACCGGATCTCCATGAACATTCTCCCAATAACATTCTGACAAAGGACTGTGAGGATCCGAATAGCGCTGTATCCTCGCCTGCTGGGGATGATGGTCCGGTTTCCAATATCCAGAAGAAGATTCGTCGAGCCGAGCGGTTTGGTATAACTTTACAACTCACCGAGGAAGAGAAACGTAATTCTCGAGCGGAGAG GTTTGGCATGGGGTCCCCATTGCATGGGTCAGAGGAGCTTAAGAGAAAGGCTAGAGCAGAGAG GTTTGGTCTTTGTGATGCATCTGTGGCTCCTGATGACGAATCAAGGAAGAAAGCCACTGCTGATgtggaaggaaagaagaaagctACTGCTGACGAGGAATCAAAGAAGAAAGCTCGGCTTGCCAGGTTTGCGCCAGTTTCTAAAACAGACAccttggaagaagaaaaaaggaaagcaaGGACAATCAG gTTTTCAAGCTCTCCATCTAGTTCTTTATCCCGAGTGAATGGTAAAGGAGATATGGAGCAG AAAGCAGCTATCACAGTCGAAGCTGGATTAGGGGCTTAG